From the genome of Abyssicoccus albus, one region includes:
- a CDS encoding M24 family metallopeptidase: protein MSHKVEQIRNHLIEHNHDAMVIMSDLNRRYLSDFTGSSGALLITQENEYLVTDFRYFEQATEQSDFQLIKQTGKLTDQLNQLIDELKLQTIQYESHLMTVDLYNNLNRDHIEMVPNQQIVETIRQIKSPKELELIEKACQIADKTYSHILKFSEKGKTEIEIKNEIERVMRDLGASGASFDIIVASGHRGALPHGVASDKKLEQGDMVTLDFGCFYKGYASDMTRTFSVGEPSKQMIEIYNIVLAAEELALKQIKPGMTAKEADKIARDYITEHGYGDAFGHSLGHSFGLDVHETPVLSSKVDTVLKEGMVVTVEPGIYVEGVGGVRIEDDCLVNSDGLKRLTHSTKELIYV from the coding sequence ATGAGCCATAAAGTTGAACAAATTAGGAATCACCTCATCGAACATAATCATGATGCAATGGTCATTATGAGTGATTTAAACAGACGTTATTTAAGTGATTTCACTGGTAGTAGTGGCGCTTTATTGATTACACAAGAGAATGAATATTTAGTGACTGATTTTAGATATTTTGAGCAAGCAACTGAACAATCTGACTTTCAATTAATTAAGCAAACGGGTAAACTAACAGACCAGTTGAATCAGTTGATCGATGAATTGAAGCTTCAAACGATTCAATATGAATCACATTTGATGACGGTTGATTTATATAATAATTTGAATCGTGATCATATTGAGATGGTACCGAATCAACAAATCGTTGAAACGATACGACAAATAAAATCACCTAAAGAATTAGAATTGATTGAAAAAGCATGTCAAATTGCCGATAAAACATATAGTCATATATTAAAGTTTTCTGAAAAGGGTAAAACTGAGATTGAAATAAAAAATGAAATTGAACGCGTTATGCGTGATCTTGGTGCATCTGGTGCGTCATTTGATATTATCGTAGCAAGTGGGCATAGAGGTGCACTTCCACATGGTGTAGCATCGGATAAAAAACTTGAACAAGGCGATATGGTTACATTAGACTTTGGATGTTTTTATAAAGGGTATGCAAGTGATATGACAAGAACGTTCAGCGTTGGTGAACCATCAAAACAAATGATTGAAATATACAATATAGTACTTGCAGCCGAAGAACTTGCATTGAAACAAATTAAACCAGGAATGACTGCAAAAGAAGCTGATAAAATTGCACGTGACTATATTACTGAGCATGGTTATGGTGATGCTTTTGGTCATTCTCTAGGTCATTCATTTGGACTAGATGTACATGAAACACCTGTTCTATCAAGTAAAGTGGATACTGTATTAAAAGAAGGTATGGTTGTGACTGTTGAGCCCGGGATATATGTTGAAGGTGTTGGTGGTGTTCGCATAGAAGATGACTGTCTTGTGAATAGTGATGGATTGAAAAGACTAACGCATTCTACAAAAGAGTTAATTTATGTATAA
- a CDS encoding DUF1385 domain-containing protein, with amino-acid sequence MTKKVYGGQAVMEGVMFTDSNKMVTAIRRNDHSIDYFELDRVQKKWVKSLKKIPVIRGFFALIESSMYGMKHMDFASSRYDVDPKDDHTIKQSNNSLTTIVFTTVLITIISLFIGKGLFTVVPALVADWFEFIVPNHIGQVILETLIKLLFLIIYLFGLSLIPDIRRLFQYHGAEHKVINCYEQNLPLTISNVQQSSRLHYRCGSSFILFTVFIGFIVFLFVPTDPLWLRIVYRIILIPLIIGLSFELLQLTNAVRNIKLLSWLGYPGLWVQLLTTKQPNDEQVEVAIHSFNYLLTKSEMTKQQL; translated from the coding sequence ATGACAAAAAAAGTTTATGGTGGACAAGCGGTTATGGAAGGTGTAATGTTTACTGATTCTAATAAAATGGTGACCGCAATCCGTCGAAATGATCATTCAATTGACTACTTTGAACTTGATAGAGTTCAAAAAAAATGGGTTAAATCATTAAAAAAAATACCTGTAATCAGGGGATTTTTTGCATTAATTGAATCAAGTATGTATGGAATGAAGCATATGGATTTTGCCTCATCTAGATATGACGTAGACCCTAAAGATGATCATACGATTAAACAGTCTAATAATTCATTAACGACTATCGTATTTACAACGGTGTTAATTACAATCATATCATTATTTATAGGAAAGGGATTATTTACCGTAGTTCCTGCATTAGTAGCAGACTGGTTTGAATTTATCGTGCCGAATCACATTGGGCAAGTCATTTTAGAAACATTGATTAAATTGTTATTTCTTATTATATATTTGTTTGGATTATCTTTAATCCCTGACATTAGAAGGTTATTCCAATACCATGGGGCAGAACATAAAGTCATTAATTGTTATGAACAAAACTTACCATTGACGATTAGTAATGTTCAACAATCAAGTCGTCTGCATTATCGTTGTGGTAGTTCTTTTATACTTTTTACTGTTTTTATAGGTTTTATTGTATTTTTATTTGTACCAACTGATCCTTTGTGGCTAAGAATAGTGTATCGTATTATTTTAATTCCACTCATTATTGGCTTATCGTTTGAATTATTACAATTAACGAATGCAGTCCGCAATATTAAGTTGTTATCATGGTTAGGTTACCCAGGTTTATGGGTCCAATTATTGACGACAAAACAACCAAATGATGAACAAGTTGAAGTCGCAATTCATTCGTTTAATTATTTACTTACTAAAAGTGAAATGACGAAACAGCAACTATAG
- a CDS encoding biotin/lipoate A/B protein ligase family protein: protein MSKQNWLFINTKRQSAAYNMALDEVLLNNVSKGNMPPVIRFYQWEKPSLSIGYFQRIHRDIDVDMVHQKGYDLVRRATGGRGVLHDKELTYSVIVPEDYEGMPKTVNEAYKVISQGLLEGFKKLGLDAEFSVPTTVAEREVLKDTQRSAVCFDASSWYELVVEGRKVAGSAQTRQKGVILQHGSILLDLDIDDLFDMFIYKSDRIKSKMKDIFKTKAVAINDLTDHSYTIEDLEQAFYKGFQSGLSIQCTPFELTDELKDEVKELEKVYASEEWTYRR, encoded by the coding sequence ATGTCAAAACAGAATTGGTTATTTATTAATACTAAAAGACAATCAGCAGCCTATAATATGGCATTAGACGAAGTGTTGTTGAATAATGTATCGAAAGGTAATATGCCTCCTGTCATTCGTTTTTATCAATGGGAGAAGCCGAGTTTATCGATAGGGTACTTCCAACGAATACATAGAGATATTGATGTAGATATGGTCCATCAAAAAGGGTATGACCTTGTTCGCAGAGCAACAGGTGGGCGTGGTGTGTTGCACGATAAAGAATTAACATATAGTGTTATTGTGCCTGAAGATTATGAAGGGATGCCAAAGACCGTTAATGAGGCATATAAAGTCATTAGTCAAGGTCTACTTGAAGGGTTTAAAAAATTAGGGTTAGACGCCGAGTTTTCTGTACCAACAACAGTGGCAGAGAGAGAAGTATTAAAGGATACACAACGCAGTGCAGTATGTTTTGATGCGAGTAGTTGGTATGAGTTAGTCGTAGAAGGTCGAAAGGTTGCAGGAAGTGCTCAAACTAGACAAAAGGGTGTCATTTTACAACATGGTAGTATCTTATTAGATTTAGACATTGATGATTTGTTTGATATGTTCATTTATAAATCAGATCGAATTAAATCAAAGATGAAAGATATATTTAAAACAAAAGCTGTTGCAATCAATGATTTAACAGACCATTCGTACACAATAGAAGATTTGGAACAAGCGTTTTATAAAGGCTTTCAAAGTGGATTGTCTATTCAGTGTACACCATTTGAATTAACCGATGAGTTAAAAGATGAAGTGAAAGAACTTGAGAAAGTATATGCATCTGAAGAATGGACATATAGAAGATAA
- a CDS encoding rhodanese-like domain-containing protein: MEWWIVLLIVIVAFVVIAAINYFRLRKGITFLTEEEFTQNIRKAQVVDVRDKDSYEYGHIIGARNIPYELFRQRAQGLRKDQPIYLYDKNGVTVLRAAQVLKKKGYRDIYVLKDGISKWNGKIKSKTK, encoded by the coding sequence ATGGAATGGTGGATTGTTTTATTGATCGTGATTGTTGCATTCGTAGTAATTGCAGCAATTAATTATTTTAGGTTACGAAAAGGGATTACTTTCTTAACAGAAGAAGAATTTACACAAAATATTCGTAAAGCACAAGTTGTGGATGTAAGAGACAAAGACTCATATGAGTATGGGCATATTATCGGTGCAAGAAATATACCGTATGAATTATTTAGACAGCGTGCACAGGGCTTACGAAAAGATCAACCCATTTATTTATACGACAAAAATGGTGTTACCGTATTAAGGGCTGCACAAGTGCTTAAGAAAAAAGGCTATAGAGACATATATGTGCTAAAAGATGGTATTAGTAAATGGAATGGAAAAATTAAATCTAAAACAAAATAA
- the gcvPB gene encoding aminomethyl-transferring glycine dehydrogenase subunit GcvPB has product MLKGSSKLIFEGSTEGRTGFSLPTLDVESVELSDLYEEKYIRQTDARLPEVSELDIMRHYTELSNKNHGVDTGFYPLGSCTMKYNPKINEKVARMGGFSHAHPLQHSKTVQGSLEVIYEMQESLKEITGMDEITLQPAAGAQGEWTALMMIRAYHEANGEGHRNKVIVPDSAHGTNPASATVAGFETVTVMSNEEGLVDIDDLKRVVGDDTAAIMLTNPNTLGLFERDIMEIRDIVHQAGGKLYYDGANLNAIMSKVRPGDMGFDAVHLNLHKTFTGPHGGGGPGSGPIGVKKDLVPFLPKPMVVKKDGSFELDNNIPQSIGRVKPYYGNFGIYLRAYTYIRTMGPDGLKEVSENAVINSNYMMRRLQNSFVLPYDTHCKHEFVISGSKQKKQGVRTLDMAKRLLDFNYHPPTIYFPLNVEECMMIEPTETESKETLDGFCDTLIKIAKEAEETPEVVLEAPHTTVIGRLDETQAARKPVLKYKFED; this is encoded by the coding sequence ATGCTTAAAGGATCATCTAAATTAATTTTTGAAGGTTCAACAGAGGGAAGAACTGGTTTTTCATTACCAACATTAGATGTAGAGTCAGTTGAATTAAGTGACTTATATGAGGAAAAATATATTCGTCAAACGGATGCAAGACTTCCAGAAGTTTCTGAGTTGGATATAATGAGACATTATACTGAGCTTTCAAACAAAAACCATGGTGTTGACACAGGATTTTATCCACTCGGTTCATGTACGATGAAGTATAATCCTAAAATCAATGAAAAAGTTGCTCGTATGGGTGGTTTTTCACATGCTCATCCGTTACAACATTCAAAAACAGTTCAAGGATCGTTAGAAGTAATCTATGAAATGCAAGAAAGTTTAAAAGAAATTACAGGGATGGATGAGATTACTTTACAACCAGCAGCAGGAGCACAAGGTGAATGGACAGCATTAATGATGATTCGTGCATATCATGAAGCGAATGGAGAAGGTCATCGAAATAAAGTTATTGTGCCCGATTCGGCACACGGTACAAACCCAGCTAGTGCCACTGTTGCAGGATTTGAAACTGTGACTGTAATGTCCAATGAAGAAGGACTTGTAGATATTGATGACTTAAAGCGTGTTGTTGGAGATGATACAGCAGCTATTATGCTGACAAATCCTAATACTTTAGGTTTATTTGAAAGAGATATTATGGAAATCAGAGATATTGTTCATCAAGCGGGTGGTAAGTTGTATTATGATGGTGCAAATTTGAATGCGATCATGTCTAAAGTAAGACCGGGTGACATGGGATTTGACGCGGTTCATCTTAATTTGCACAAAACGTTTACAGGCCCTCACGGTGGTGGTGGTCCAGGTTCCGGTCCAATTGGTGTTAAGAAAGATTTAGTTCCATTTTTACCTAAGCCTATGGTCGTTAAAAAAGATGGTTCGTTTGAATTGGATAATAATATTCCGCAATCCATTGGAAGAGTGAAACCATACTATGGAAACTTTGGAATTTATTTAAGAGCCTATACTTACATTAGAACAATGGGTCCAGATGGTTTAAAAGAAGTATCAGAGAATGCGGTCATTAATTCTAATTATATGATGAGAAGGTTACAAAATTCATTTGTTTTACCGTATGATACACATTGTAAACATGAATTTGTAATTAGTGGCTCTAAACAGAAAAAACAAGGTGTAAGAACACTGGATATGGCTAAAAGATTGTTAGATTTTAATTATCACCCACCAACAATTTATTTCCCATTAAATGTTGAAGAATGTATGATGATTGAACCGACTGAAACAGAGTCTAAAGAAACATTAGATGGTTTCTGTGATACTTTAATTAAAATTGCAAAAGAGGCAGAAGAAACACCAGAAGTTGTATTAGAAGCACCGCATACAACGGTTATTGGTCGATTAGACGAAACTCAAGCCGCTAGAAAACCTGTACTCAAATACAAATTTGAAGATTAA
- the gcvPA gene encoding aminomethyl-transferring glycine dehydrogenase subunit GcvPA — protein MNEHRYLPMTISDKEEMLDIIGVETVDELFSDIPESVRFKGDLKIKEKKSESALLKELQKLSNKNITAETHASFLGAGVYDHYMPTVVDHVISRSEFYTAYTPYQPEISQGELQAIFEFQTMIAELTDMDVANSSMYDGPTSFAESGMLACGTKKRKTLVVSKGVHYQSIDVLKTYAKGQGINVVEVDLTGTTTDIESLINIIDDDTAAVMIQYPNFFGSLEDLEAIEKITHDNKSLLVVSSNPLALSVITPPGTFGADIVVGDTQVFGIPAQYGGPHCGYFAATNKLMRKMPGRLVGETADAEGNRGYVLTLQAREQHIRRDKATSNICSNQALNALASSVAMTVLGKQGIKEMAKQNIAKAEYMKKALISKGFEVLEGATFNEFVVNVKQPVSMLNDKLLEDEMIGGFDLSIVDDQYKQHMLIAVTELRTKEEIDLFVEKVGELNA, from the coding sequence ATGAATGAACATCGTTATCTTCCGATGACAATATCAGATAAAGAAGAAATGTTAGATATTATTGGTGTTGAAACTGTAGATGAGCTATTTTCAGATATTCCTGAATCTGTTCGATTCAAAGGAGATCTAAAGATTAAAGAGAAAAAGAGTGAATCAGCATTATTAAAAGAACTTCAAAAGTTATCAAATAAAAATATAACCGCTGAAACACACGCTTCATTTTTAGGTGCTGGAGTATATGATCACTATATGCCTACAGTTGTCGATCATGTCATTAGTCGAAGTGAGTTTTATACAGCATATACACCGTATCAGCCTGAAATTTCACAAGGTGAATTACAAGCCATATTTGAATTTCAAACGATGATTGCTGAGCTAACAGATATGGATGTAGCGAACTCATCAATGTATGACGGTCCGACTTCTTTTGCAGAATCTGGAATGCTTGCTTGTGGAACTAAGAAGCGTAAAACACTTGTAGTATCAAAAGGGGTTCATTATCAGTCGATTGATGTATTGAAAACTTATGCAAAAGGACAAGGTATTAATGTTGTCGAAGTTGATTTAACTGGTACAACAACTGATATAGAGTCTTTAATAAATATTATAGATGATGATACGGCTGCTGTAATGATTCAATACCCTAACTTCTTTGGATCTTTAGAAGATTTAGAAGCGATCGAAAAAATTACACACGATAATAAGTCATTGCTTGTCGTTTCAAGTAATCCATTAGCGTTAAGTGTAATCACACCACCTGGAACATTTGGTGCAGATATAGTCGTTGGTGATACTCAAGTGTTCGGTATTCCGGCACAATATGGTGGACCTCATTGTGGATATTTTGCCGCAACGAATAAACTCATGCGTAAAATGCCTGGAAGGCTCGTTGGAGAGACGGCAGATGCAGAGGGGAACAGAGGATATGTCTTAACACTTCAAGCACGTGAACAACATATTAGACGAGATAAAGCGACTAGTAACATCTGTTCTAACCAAGCGTTAAATGCGTTAGCATCTTCTGTAGCAATGACTGTTCTTGGAAAACAAGGCATAAAAGAAATGGCTAAACAAAACATTGCAAAAGCAGAATATATGAAAAAGGCACTTATTTCAAAAGGGTTCGAAGTACTTGAAGGTGCTACGTTTAATGAGTTTGTTGTCAATGTTAAGCAACCAGTCAGTATGTTAAATGATAAATTATTGGAAGATGAAATGATTGGTGGATTTGACTTATCAATCGTGGATGACCAATACAAACAACATATGTTAATAGCTGTTACTGAATTAAGAACGAAAGAAGAAATCGACTTATTTGTTGAGAAAGTAGGTGAGTTAAATGCTTAA
- the gcvT gene encoding glycine cleavage system aminomethyltransferase GcvT produces MTEQLKKTPLFNTYEAMGAKVIDFSGWALPVQFSSIKEEHIAVRENVGMFDVSHMGEIFVSGKDATAFLNYVLTNDVTKATATKAQYTILCNEHGGTIDDLVLYKLGEEEYLLVVNAGNTEIDYEWFVKQANDYTVSIDNRSNDFGQLAIQGPNAVDIVSELTDESIDDMKLFEFIRHVKIDGKDVLLSKSGYTGEDGFEIYCRAKDTVELWDKFIELGVEPCGLGARDTLRLEAGLPLHGQDLSEEITPIEAGVGFAVKVNKESDFIGKDKLAEQKENGPKVKSVGLELLERGIARTDYTVLSENGEEIGFVTSGTKSPLTDKSIAVALINSELAQVDKEVIVQVRKKEVRAKIVKKPFHK; encoded by the coding sequence ATGACTGAACAATTAAAGAAAACGCCTTTATTTAATACATATGAAGCAATGGGAGCAAAAGTAATTGATTTTTCAGGTTGGGCATTACCAGTTCAATTTTCAAGCATTAAAGAAGAGCATATTGCAGTTAGAGAAAATGTCGGTATGTTTGATGTTAGTCATATGGGTGAAATCTTCGTTTCCGGTAAAGATGCAACAGCCTTTTTGAACTACGTTTTAACGAATGATGTAACGAAAGCTACAGCGACAAAAGCGCAATATACAATTCTATGTAATGAACACGGTGGTACGATTGATGATTTAGTCTTGTATAAACTGGGAGAAGAAGAATATCTGCTCGTCGTAAATGCTGGGAATACAGAAATTGATTATGAATGGTTTGTTAAACAGGCTAATGACTATACAGTGAGTATTGATAATCGCTCTAATGATTTTGGTCAACTAGCGATACAAGGACCGAATGCTGTTGACATTGTTTCAGAATTAACTGATGAATCTATTGATGACATGAAGTTATTCGAGTTCATTAGACATGTAAAAATAGATGGTAAAGACGTCTTATTAAGTAAATCAGGATATACCGGAGAAGATGGCTTTGAGATTTATTGTCGTGCAAAGGATACCGTTGAACTTTGGGATAAATTTATAGAATTAGGTGTTGAACCTTGTGGGCTTGGTGCTCGAGACACATTACGCTTAGAAGCAGGACTCCCGCTACACGGTCAAGATTTATCTGAAGAAATTACACCGATTGAAGCGGGGGTGGGTTTCGCTGTAAAAGTAAATAAAGAAAGCGATTTTATTGGTAAAGATAAGCTAGCCGAACAAAAAGAAAATGGACCTAAAGTTAAATCTGTTGGATTAGAATTATTGGAACGTGGTATTGCGCGAACTGACTATACAGTATTATCGGAAAATGGAGAAGAAATTGGTTTTGTTACAAGTGGGACAAAGTCTCCATTGACAGATAAATCGATTGCGGTGGCATTGATTAATTCAGAATTAGCTCAAGTAGATAAAGAAGTGATTGTTCAAGTACGTAAAAAGGAAGTCCGTGCGAAAATTGTTAAAAAACCATTCCATAAATAA
- a CDS encoding shikimate kinase, protein MFYFVGFMGTGKSTIASLLKERYGMIVYELDQLIVEHMNLSIPEIFNQFGEEIFRQAEYEMLIKKREQYSIISCGGGIVETKDCLEFLKDKYVIFIDTPFEIVYDRIYNDNNRPNAHNKSKNDLFQLHNKRYSLYNEIATNKIDGSLSIEEIVDNVYYYIKQSIRENK, encoded by the coding sequence ATGTTTTATTTTGTTGGATTTATGGGCACTGGTAAGTCAACCATTGCGTCATTGCTTAAAGAAAGATATGGAATGATAGTGTACGAACTTGATCAACTGATTGTTGAACATATGAATTTATCTATTCCGGAAATATTTAATCAGTTCGGCGAAGAAATATTTCGCCAAGCTGAGTATGAAATGTTAATAAAAAAACGTGAGCAATATAGTATAATCAGTTGTGGTGGTGGGATTGTAGAGACAAAAGATTGCCTTGAATTTTTGAAGGATAAATATGTTATATTTATTGATACACCATTTGAAATCGTATATGACAGAATTTATAACGATAATAATAGACCGAATGCACATAACAAATCTAAAAATGACTTATTTCAGTTGCACAATAAAAGATATTCATTGTATAATGAAATCGCTACCAACAAAATAGATGGATCATTATCGATCGAAGAAATAGTAGATAATGTCTATTATTATATTAAACAAAGTATTAGAGAGAATAAGTGA
- a CDS encoding competence type IV pilus minor pilin ComGF, producing MNAKYYSIIFPSHNQRLPLKGFTLVEMIISLMIASMIVMIVPLWLKIMYVDLQNFKAYERYEFELFVTQLTHDLKKAKSYEILPTEITYIDGDENDYKVSVKHGRVIKQKNEQGYIIMIDQIKGMSNICNQYTCEINIERNNEHETIYYFRHE from the coding sequence ATGAATGCAAAATATTATAGCATTATATTTCCAAGTCACAATCAAAGACTGCCTTTAAAGGGATTTACACTCGTAGAAATGATTATTAGTTTAATGATTGCTTCAATGATTGTCATGATTGTACCGCTCTGGTTAAAAATTATGTATGTAGACTTACAAAATTTTAAAGCATACGAACGATATGAATTCGAACTATTTGTAACTCAATTAACGCATGATTTAAAAAAAGCTAAATCCTATGAAATTTTGCCTACTGAAATAACATATATTGATGGAGATGAAAATGATTATAAAGTCTCTGTTAAACATGGGCGGGTTATTAAACAAAAAAATGAGCAAGGATATATTATTATGATTGATCAAATTAAGGGGATGAGCAATATTTGTAATCAATATACATGTGAGATTAATATTGAGAGGAATAATGAACATGAAACTATCTATTATTTCAGACATGAGTAA
- the comGC gene encoding competence type IV pilus major pilin ComGC, which translates to MDDKLVYKVNKDTLTSDSKYHLKGFTLIEMLLVLLVISVLIILIIPNISKQSESVQETGCKAQVKMVQGQIEAYKLDNGTAPSSINALVPDYLNDNQISCQNGQNITITNGKAVAG; encoded by the coding sequence ATTGATGATAAATTAGTATATAAAGTTAATAAAGATACATTAACCTCAGATTCTAAATACCATCTAAAAGGGTTTACACTGATTGAAATGTTACTTGTGTTACTCGTGATCTCAGTGTTGATTATATTAATTATTCCAAATATTTCAAAACAAAGTGAGAGTGTACAAGAAACAGGTTGTAAAGCACAAGTTAAAATGGTTCAGGGACAAATTGAGGCGTATAAATTAGATAATGGTACAGCACCGTCTTCAATTAATGCTTTAGTTCCAGACTATTTAAACGATAATCAAATTTCTTGTCAAAATGGGCAAAACATAACGATAACGAATGGTAAAGCGGTTGCGGGTTAG
- the comGB gene encoding competence type IV pilus assembly protein ComGB — protein sequence MSWMKSNKLKRDKILFLIKVKQLIEKGFPLQHAMKFLFEQMHVLSDQDNTLIIDEIERGASLSDVLNQLNYHQKIVHIISMGEKTGHLLLSIQSSIELLKTYEEERKKLIKTIQYPLMLIMIFMVMIIALKIFVLPHFNHLYTSMNIDDETSIRLLKVLIFNLPNVVLIVIFLSILFLIILYVLNATLPKLKFVQLLLKIPIINLYYKEYLTFTICYDFSLFMKSNIAFKEMIDCWKEDQKDRFLYELSLEIENELKKGTSFIDALDSLSIVTGSCIDYLKLSKSTHHMDEELKLVAEFSLFNFKKYLTQDLKIVQPILFTLIGFIIMSIYLILILPMIQMLQVIE from the coding sequence ATGTCTTGGATGAAGTCGAATAAACTTAAGCGCGACAAAATCCTTTTTTTAATTAAAGTAAAGCAACTCATCGAGAAAGGATTCCCACTGCAACATGCGATGAAATTTTTATTTGAACAAATGCATGTATTATCTGATCAAGATAATACATTAATTATCGATGAAATTGAAAGAGGTGCGAGTTTGAGTGACGTACTAAATCAGCTTAACTATCATCAGAAAATAGTGCATATCATTTCGATGGGTGAAAAAACAGGACACTTGTTATTATCTATCCAATCATCTATTGAATTATTAAAGACATATGAAGAAGAACGGAAAAAACTAATTAAAACAATACAATATCCTTTGATGTTAATCATGATTTTTATGGTAATGATTATTGCGCTTAAAATATTTGTATTACCACATTTTAATCATTTATATACATCGATGAATATTGACGATGAAACATCAATTAGACTGTTGAAGGTACTCATATTTAACTTACCTAATGTAGTATTGATTGTTATATTTCTTAGTATATTATTCTTAATTATTTTATATGTTTTAAATGCGACTCTCCCAAAATTAAAGTTCGTTCAATTATTATTGAAAATACCAATTATAAATCTATATTATAAAGAATATTTAACATTTACGATTTGTTATGACTTTTCATTATTTATGAAAAGCAATATCGCATTTAAAGAAATGATTGACTGTTGGAAAGAAGATCAAAAAGACCGATTTTTATATGAACTATCATTAGAAATTGAAAATGAATTAAAGAAAGGCACTTCATTTATTGATGCCTTAGATTCTTTATCTATCGTTACGGGTTCATGTATTGATTATTTGAAGTTATCAAAGTCAACGCATCATATGGATGAGGAATTAAAATTGGTTGCTGAATTTTCACTATTTAACTTTAAGAAATACTTAACACAGGATTTAAAAATAGTGCAGCCCATTCTATTTACCTTGATTGGATTTATCATTATGAGTATCTATTTAATTTTAATATTACCAATGATTCAAATGTTACAAGTGATTGAATAA
- the comGA gene encoding competence type IV pilus ATPase ComGA, whose protein sequence is MEKLYQILNKAIASKVTDIHLNPKYDDQSKDKKDSMYEIIFRRSGEIYHFDVLTNVESIAIINHLKYECHLDVTNKHNAQSGQMSLKLKNKQFNIRVSTLPLFFDCESISIRILYDSEHDNKIEYYNQSQFETLKKASLLKDGLIIISGPTGSGKTTLLYELIEHVNSQWNRRILTIEDPVERHIIGALQVNLNDQAGISYEESVKAFMRCDPDIILIGEIRDAKTAKEVVRASLSGHLVLTTIHAQNATGVIHRMLEFGVGLNELMQSLTIINNQRLIRLADKKMTIISEQLNFKNIKLDQMKHLNEIETVTIHEQVKKMFLNKEILPEEYEAYVLDEVE, encoded by the coding sequence ATGGAAAAATTGTATCAAATATTAAATAAAGCAATTGCGTCAAAAGTCACTGATATCCATCTTAATCCTAAATATGATGATCAATCTAAGGATAAAAAAGATAGTATGTATGAAATTATATTTAGAAGAAGTGGAGAAATTTATCATTTCGATGTGTTAACAAACGTAGAAAGTATAGCCATTATTAATCATTTAAAATACGAATGCCACTTAGATGTAACGAATAAACATAATGCTCAAAGTGGTCAAATGTCATTGAAATTAAAAAATAAACAATTCAATATTCGTGTTTCGACACTACCGTTATTCTTTGATTGTGAAAGTATTAGTATTCGTATCTTATATGATAGTGAACATGACAATAAAATTGAATATTATAACCAAAGCCAATTTGAAACATTAAAGAAAGCTTCATTGCTTAAAGATGGGTTGATTATTATATCTGGTCCGACTGGATCTGGCAAAACGACACTATTATATGAACTCATTGAACATGTGAATAGTCAATGGAATAGAAGAATATTAACAATTGAAGACCCTGTCGAAAGGCATATCATTGGTGCACTACAAGTGAATTTGAATGACCAGGCTGGGATATCGTATGAAGAAAGTGTAAAAGCATTTATGCGTTGTGACCCTGATATTATTTTAATCGGAGAAATTAGAGATGCAAAAACAGCTAAAGAGGTTGTACGGGCAAGTTTAAGTGGACATTTAGTTTTGACAACAATACATGCACAAAATGCAACAGGAGTAATTCATAGAATGCTCGAATTTGGTGTGGGTCTAAATGAACTTATGCAAAGTTTAACGATTATTAATAACCAAAGACTTATACGATTAGCTGATAAAAAAATGACAATTATATCAGAACAATTAAATTTTAAAAATATTAAACTCGATCAAATGAAACACTTAAATGAAATTGAAACTGTAACGATTCATGAGCAAGTTAAAAAAATGTTTTTAAACAAGGAGATTCTGCCAGAGGAGTATGAAGCGTATGTCTTGGATGAAGTCGAATAA